The genomic segment GCCCGAGTCCAAGGACGCCATCATGGAGGCGACGTTCAAAGCACTGTCCAAGCACGGGTATGCGGATCTCTCGATGCAGGATATCGCTGACGAGTTCGACAAGAGCCGGTCGCTGCTGCACTACCATTACGATACCCGCGAAGACCTCATTCTCGCCTTCGTGGACGACCTCATCGGGCACAAGGAATCACAACTGGCGCGCACGGAAGCAGAGGAGCCACCGGAACGCCTCCTCGAATATCTCGACCAATTCACGCTCAGGGCCGACCACCATCACGGGTTCGCGGTCGCGTTGTTCGAACTTCGTCTGCAGGCACTCCGCGACGACCGGCTCAGGGAGAAGCTGGCCAAGCACTATCAGCGCAACATCGAGACGGCGGCGGATATCATCTCTGACGGTGTCGAGACCGGTGTCTTTCGCTCCGTCGATCCCTCCCAGGTGGCGGAGACGATCTACAACGCCATCCAGGGGGCGGCCTTCTGCGAGGTGGTCCTCGGTTTCGAGGGGCGATCCAGCGGATGCGAGACAGCATCGTCGAATTCGTGGTCGGTGATCTGGTTTCCACCGCAACGCTGCTGGCAGAGAACACCGAGTCGGCCACACATCCTCGGTAAAACCGCTGACAAGTAGTTTAAGTCGACCTAAACCATAGCAGTTATAAACTTTTAGGCTAGCCTAAAACGTATGAGTGGCCAAGATCACTCTCGTCAGTCGCGTCGAGACATCCTGATGAAAGGAAGCAGTGCACTCGCGGGAACCGTCTTGCTCGCGGGCTGTAGTGGAACCGAAGGTGCCGGAGGGCAAGCAGAAACGGAAACGGAGACGCCGACGGACACGGCGACGAGCACTCCCGGCGACGACTCGGACGGTACCGAAACCACTACCGAGAACCGCTACACAGCGGCGATGGAGCCCGTCGGCGAACTGACGCTCGACGAACCACCGGAGTTCGTTATCGGTGGCTGGGGGTTCGTCGCGGACGTCCTCACCGCCCTGGGCCACGGCGACAAGATCAAAGCCATGCGACGTGCGAACGGCGCGTTCTGGTTCACGAGGTTCTACGAGGAACTCCCCGGCGTTCCAGTTCGGGATCTCGTGGGGATGCCAGCGATCCAAACGAGGAGCCGCGATCTCAAGCGGGAGTATCTCTTCGGGCTTGACGCAGACCTGTTCGCGATCGACCCCAACACACTGATCGCTTCGCACGGTCTCAGCCACCAAGATATCAGTACCCTCGAAGATCGGGTCGCTCCGTTCTTTGGAAACGACAGCCGCGACAAACGAGGGACTGGATGGCCGAACTATCCGGACGAGGAGTCCTATCCGTACTATACGATTCCCGAATTCGTCGAGAAGTACGGGGAGCTGTTCGGCGAGCGCGAGAAGGCGGCGGAGCTCAACGAGTTCTACGAGAACGCGATCGATCGCATCCTCTCCGACGTGCCCGACGAGAAGCGCAACGTCGCCCACATGAGTGCCATGCGAAACCCGGAAGACGCGGGATTCTACGCCGTGAGCCAGCCAACGCCGGACCACGACCTCCCGACGTACGCCCGGAAACAGTACCGTGAGATCGGGGTGGAAGACGCCTTCGCGGGTGAGTACGAAGGCGGGACCCTCTCTCGTCACGGGAATCTCCAGATCGACTCCGAGAAGCTCGCCGCTATCGACCCCGAAGTCATCATCTTCTCCGAGGGGGTCCGGTTCAAATACGGCGACGAGGACCGGATGAACTACGGCAACCTCTACGGCGCGACGCTCGAGGTGATCAAGTCCGACCCCGTCACGAAGGGGATAACCGCCGTCAAGGAAGGTAATCTATACGCCGGTGGAACGGGGACCCAGGGGCCGATAATCAACCTCTTCCAGACGGAAATGCTCGCGAAACAGCTCTACCCCGAGACGTTCGGAGAGTGGCACGGAATCGGTGAGACGCCGACCGACGAACAGCTGTTCGACCGAGAGCGCCTCGCAGAGATCATCACGGGCACCGCGTAACGATGGCGACGCACGAACAATCTACGTCCGACTCGAGGTGGTTCGATCCCCGGATGTTCGACTGGATCGATCGGTCGCTGCTCACGCTCATCGGCGCCAGCTTCGCGTTGACCGTCGCCGCCGGCCTCGTCCAGATCAGTCTCGGTGCCTACGGGATGTCCGTCCTGGAGGCCTGGCGACTTGTGTTCGCTCCCGCGATACTGTTCAATCCAAAGACGTGGGAGGCGTTCCTCCTCGGGGGGGCAGTCCCAGAGCTGTCACAGGAGGCCTTTATCGTCTGGACGATCCGCATCCCGCGCGTCCTCGTCGCGTTCCTCGTCGGGATGAACCTCGCCGTCTCCGGCGGGATCTTTCAGGCAGTCACGCGAAACGAACTGGCGAGTCCGTACATCCTCGGCGTCTCCTCCGGGGCTGGACTGGCAATCATGATCACGCTCATCTTCTTCACCGGACTGACGCCGCTGATCCCGCTATTCGCCTCCATCGGTGGTATCGTCGCCTTCATTATCGTCTACGTAATCTCCTGGAAGAACGGCACGTCGCCGGTTCGGCTCGTCCTCGCGGGCGTCATCGTCGGAACCGTGGCCGGCTCCTTTCAGCAGGGAATGTTTTTCATGATCGAGGACATCGACGTCGCTCTCAGCGCGATGGCCTGGATGACTGGCTCCTTGACCGGGATCGATTGGGAGCAGGTGCGGATGATCCTCCCATGGACCGTCGTCTCGATGGGTCTCGCGCTCGTCGCCTCTCGACAGCTAAACGTACTCCTGCTGGGAGAGGATACTGCCGAATCGCTCGGGATGCCAGTCGAGACGATGCGGTTCGCACTCTCAGTAATCGCGGTCGTCGCCGCTGCGGCGAGCGTTGCGGCCGCGGGACTCATCGGGTTCGTCGGTCTAATCGTTCCCCACATGGTCCGCAACATCGTCGGGAGCGATTACAAACGTCTCACGCTCGGCTGTTTGTTCGTCGGGCCGGCGCTCATCGTCGTTGCAGACACAGTTGCTCGCCTGCTCGTGAGTCCAAATCAGATCCCGGTCGGTATCATTACCGGCCTCATCGGCGGGCCGTACTTCCTCTACCTGATGCGGAAGAAACAGAACTTGGGTGAGATCTGATGTCGAAACAGACACACACCGAGCCTCACGCGGACGATACTGACACACCGGAGATCGGAGATCCGTTGCTGGGGGTCGACAGAGAGAGTGGAGGCGAGAGTCCCCTGGTGGCTGAGGAGTTGGTGCTCTCGTACCCCAGTAGCGACAAGCCGGTGATTGACGGCGAGGCGATGACGGCCCGATCGGGGGCCGTGACCGCACTCGTCGGCCCGAACGGGTCGGGAAAGAGCACGTTCTTGAAAGGGATCGCAGACAAACTCGGGGAGAGAGAAGGCACGGTGCTTCTCAAAGGGCGCGACATCCAGTCGTACGGGACGAAAGAACTGGCCCGACAGCTTGGGTTACTGTCTCAAGAGAGTACAGCACCGGACAGTATCACCGTCGAAGACCTCGTCCATCACGGTCGGTATCCACACCGTGGCTTCTTCGACCGCGTCTCGGACGAAGACGAGCGAGCGGTCGATCGGGCGATCGAACTCGCCGGCTGTGAGCACCTCCGGGATCGCGAGGTCGGCCAACTGAGCGGTGGTCAGAAGCAGCTGGCGTGGATCGCGATGGCGCTCGCACAGGACACCGATGTCTTGCTCCTCGACGAACCGACGACGTTTCTCGACCTCCGGCATCAGCTCGAAGTAATGGAGATCATCGAGACGTTACGCGACGAGAGCGACATCACCGTCGTCATCGTGCTCCACGACATTCAGCAAGCAGCTCGGATCGCCGACGAAATGGTCGCGCTGAAAGACGGCGAGGTCCGTGCACGTGGCTCCCCGGAAGCGGTCGTGACGGAAGAGCTTCTCGCAGACGTATTCGGAATCGAAGGGGAAGTCGACCAGACGGTCCACGGACCACGGATCGAACCCATCCGCCCCCGTCCGGATGAATCGGATGAAGGGGACACAGACCAAGCGGTTACCGAAGAGGGAGAATCAGAAGCACCGTAACCATCTTCTGTTCCGAAAAATTTGACATGAATTGTATTTAATCTCATATATCGAATTCTTGGAGTTCAGACGGATGGGGCGAAAAAGCACATGATACTACACGTTTAACATATGCCTGACTCGTTATTCGTTCGAATTGATCCCAGAATAACGCTCTAGAAGTCGGAGGCGATGTAGGTAGTACTACAGTTGTCTGAGGCGTGGGGACTGATAGTAGATGTCGCTACTATCGCACGAGCTGGTTGAGTGAACGCGTAGCGCGATTTAATCTATTGTTTCTGATTTGAATAGAAGCCACACATCAAAACCCATCCTCCGAGGTTGTGACAGTAAGATACCATTCTATACCCAATGACCGATATTGAGGCCGTTATTCAGGTCGAACATCCCGATATAGTGTGCACGGAGTCAGTCGCGCACGACCAAAGTTCGAAAGTAATGTCGGTGTCGGAGGCGGGAACTGACCCAACGTCTAGAACCTTCTATTATTACATCGAATCATCTGACTTCAATCGGTTCGAAGACGGACTACGGAACGATAATACCATCGCTGAATTCGAACGGATCATCGAAACCAGAGATCAGGAGGCGATATATTGCGTCGAATACAGTGGCGAAGGGATACTTCTCTCACCGGTGATTTCGGCCGCGAATGGTGTTATCCTCGATAAGGAAAACGATGGAAGCTCTTGGCTGTTCAGAATCTGGATGACCGAACGAGAAGACCTGCGGTATATCTGGGACTACGCCCAACAGAATGATATTGAAATCGAACTACAGCGTGTGAATGAATACGCGAGTTTAGGAAATACAGACGCTGGATTGACCGATAGCCAAAGGGAAGCACTTCTCGTCGCACTCGAAACAGGGTATTTCGAAGAACCACGGAACGCAACTCTCGGCGAGGTCGCCGCTGCTCTGGATATCTCACAACCTGCAACTGGTGGTCTCCTTCGACGTGGAGTCAGGCGGCTCATCATATCGTCCCTGTAGATGAAAGCAAAACCCAAAGTAACTACAAACCCGACGCCGATATACTGTAGGCCCATTGCTGGGTTCTTCAACGCTGACTATTGAGCGGCCATCCCTCCACAGAAAAGTACTACAAATCGAATGGTGGCGACGAGCTGTGGGTGAT from the Haloarcula pelagica genome contains:
- a CDS encoding TetR/AcrR family transcriptional regulator; protein product: MGARDQSGDNQPESKDAIMEATFKALSKHGYADLSMQDIADEFDKSRSLLHYHYDTREDLILAFVDDLIGHKESQLARTEAEEPPERLLEYLDQFTLRADHHHGFAVALFELRLQALRDDRLREKLAKHYQRNIETAADIISDGVETGVFRSVDPSQVAETIYNAIQGAAFCEVVLGFEGRSSGCETASSNSWSVIWFPPQRCWQRTPSRPHILGKTADK
- a CDS encoding ABC transporter substrate-binding protein — encoded protein: MSGQDHSRQSRRDILMKGSSALAGTVLLAGCSGTEGAGGQAETETETPTDTATSTPGDDSDGTETTTENRYTAAMEPVGELTLDEPPEFVIGGWGFVADVLTALGHGDKIKAMRRANGAFWFTRFYEELPGVPVRDLVGMPAIQTRSRDLKREYLFGLDADLFAIDPNTLIASHGLSHQDISTLEDRVAPFFGNDSRDKRGTGWPNYPDEESYPYYTIPEFVEKYGELFGEREKAAELNEFYENAIDRILSDVPDEKRNVAHMSAMRNPEDAGFYAVSQPTPDHDLPTYARKQYREIGVEDAFAGEYEGGTLSRHGNLQIDSEKLAAIDPEVIIFSEGVRFKYGDEDRMNYGNLYGATLEVIKSDPVTKGITAVKEGNLYAGGTGTQGPIINLFQTEMLAKQLYPETFGEWHGIGETPTDEQLFDRERLAEIITGTA
- a CDS encoding FecCD family ABC transporter permease yields the protein MATHEQSTSDSRWFDPRMFDWIDRSLLTLIGASFALTVAAGLVQISLGAYGMSVLEAWRLVFAPAILFNPKTWEAFLLGGAVPELSQEAFIVWTIRIPRVLVAFLVGMNLAVSGGIFQAVTRNELASPYILGVSSGAGLAIMITLIFFTGLTPLIPLFASIGGIVAFIIVYVISWKNGTSPVRLVLAGVIVGTVAGSFQQGMFFMIEDIDVALSAMAWMTGSLTGIDWEQVRMILPWTVVSMGLALVASRQLNVLLLGEDTAESLGMPVETMRFALSVIAVVAAAASVAAAGLIGFVGLIVPHMVRNIVGSDYKRLTLGCLFVGPALIVVADTVARLLVSPNQIPVGIITGLIGGPYFLYLMRKKQNLGEI
- a CDS encoding ABC transporter ATP-binding protein, with the protein product MSKQTHTEPHADDTDTPEIGDPLLGVDRESGGESPLVAEELVLSYPSSDKPVIDGEAMTARSGAVTALVGPNGSGKSTFLKGIADKLGEREGTVLLKGRDIQSYGTKELARQLGLLSQESTAPDSITVEDLVHHGRYPHRGFFDRVSDEDERAVDRAIELAGCEHLRDREVGQLSGGQKQLAWIAMALAQDTDVLLLDEPTTFLDLRHQLEVMEIIETLRDESDITVVIVLHDIQQAARIADEMVALKDGEVRARGSPEAVVTEELLADVFGIEGEVDQTVHGPRIEPIRPRPDESDEGDTDQAVTEEGESEAP
- a CDS encoding helix-turn-helix domain-containing protein, with the translated sequence MTDIEAVIQVEHPDIVCTESVAHDQSSKVMSVSEAGTDPTSRTFYYYIESSDFNRFEDGLRNDNTIAEFERIIETRDQEAIYCVEYSGEGILLSPVISAANGVILDKENDGSSWLFRIWMTEREDLRYIWDYAQQNDIEIELQRVNEYASLGNTDAGLTDSQREALLVALETGYFEEPRNATLGEVAAALDISQPATGGLLRRGVRRLIISSL